The sequence CAGAGCTTAATGGCTGGGGTATACAGCTGCTGGGTCTGGCCTCGGGATTGAGAGTTCAAAATAGGACTTTCCTGAACGATGAAAATGTGGATAATCCCGCCGCCTTCGTAGAGGTCAGTCGGGATGGTGAAGTTTACTACCGCGGTTGGCTTTATCAGAAATTTCCGGAGTTGTTCGGTATGGACGATCCGGCATGGAAAGTTTGGTTGAAAGGTATTACTCTTCGCCCGCTTTCGGAAACGAAGGATACAATTGGCTCCCTTAGCTCAGCTGGATAGAGCATCTGACTACGAATCAGAAGGCCGGGCGTTCGAATCGCTCAGGGAGCGCCATCTTAAAGGGCTCGCAGGAAACTGCGGGTCCTTTTTCTTTGCGGTTTGAGCGATTCTGTGGGCGGGTAGAATCAGAACTTATCTGTGTGTATTTGAGTCATTCCGACTAGCTAGAGTGCATTTGTTGAAATATTGTCTATAATGAATGTTCAGATGTTCATATTAAGGGGGATACAATGAAATATTTATTAATGATGTTTGTTGCTTTGGGTCTGACACTAGTCGGATGTTCTAGCGAAAAAGCGGAAGCACCTGCTCCGGCACCACAGGCTGAAGCACCTGTGGTTGATGAAACAGTGGTCTCTGAAGAGATCACCAAAGCTGTTGAAGATGCTTCAGCAGCAGTTGAAGAGGTTGCTGCTGATGCCGTCGATGCAGCTGCAGAAGTTGCGG comes from Mariprofundus aestuarium and encodes:
- a CDS encoding DUF2155 domain-containing protein, which gives rise to MHRTAFSLLLVSCVALLLAGCEQEKATQIEWQMPLEKPEDPHAGQNSEALPEWAVSQTGQAELIWLEKATTRRYSTIVEMGGTTELNGWGIQLLGLASGLRVQNRTFLNDENVDNPAAFVEVSRDGEVYYRGWLYQKFPELFGMDDPAWKVWLKGITLRPLSETKDTIGSLSSAG